The Candidatus Paceibacterota bacterium sequence TGTGACGATTTACTTATCATTACCTCTAATAACAATCAGCGTATTGAAAGAGATGGCAAAATAATAAAAGTTGTTTCTTTTACTAACTGGGTCATGACAATTGGAAAAGACCTTGAATAGCAGCAAAATATTTGTTTGATTAATTTGCTATAATAAAGGCATGTTAAGTTCGGGGAAAATTAAGAGAATAGCGCTCCTTTTGGGGGATATAGCATCTTTCTATGCGGCTTTTATTTTGGGGTTGTTTTTGAGGTACGGCTTCTCTTTTCGCTGGGACAAAATGATTTTAAATCTAAGGCCCTTCACTGTGTATTTGGGTTTGGTTTTGCTTTTCTATCTCATTAGCCACCTCTACGAGAGCGAGTATACCTATCGGCAATGGAAGCTTTACAGAAATATCGGTGAATCCTTAGCGACAGTTTTTATTATCGCGGCGCTCACCATCTACCTAACAGATATTCCTTTTACCCCCCGAAGAAATCTTATCTATATTACAGCTTGTTTTGGAATTATTGATGTTTTATGGCGGGTTCTGTTCGGTTTAACTATTTCTAAAAGTCGTCCCGCCAAGCTGGCGATAGTTGGCGAAAGTCCTCGGATTGATGAGTTTTACGATTATACCCAGAAAAATCCTCAATTTGGGTATACCGTCATCTCTGTCTATAAACAATGGGAAGCGGAAACCAAAGAAAGTGTTTTAGGTCAAATTGAAAACAAGCGGATTGATTGCATCGCGGTAAACCATTTAGATTCCCAGCCCAATATTCACAATGAATTGGCTGATTCTCTAAAAAGCAAAGTTCGCTTAGTGGATTGGACTAGCGTATATGCGGAAGTATTTAAAAGAATCCCCTTAGACGATATAGATAAACTTTGGGTGGCTAGAGTCGCTGGCGCTAACGAGAATACTCAGCCTTTTAATTTTAAACGCCTCTTTGACATTATTCTGGCAGCTTTAGGTCTTATTGTCTGTTTGCCTTTTTGGCTTTTAGCGGCCATTCTTATAAAACTCACCTCAAAGGGACCTGTTTTTTATTTATCGGAAAGAGTGGGTCAATGGGGGAAGCCTTTCAAAATTATCAAGCTAAGAACCATGGTTTTCAATGCCAAAGATATCGGTCCTAGTTATACTCTGGCTAATGACCCCCGCATTACCTTCATTGGCAGGATTCTAAGAAAAACGCACCTAGATGAAACTCCTCAATTTATTAATATCCTAAAGGGCGAACTATCTTTCGTTGGACCTCGACCCGAGGAAACCAAACTTGCTCGCGAGTACGAAAAAGGTATTCCTTACTATACAACCCGTTATTTAGTAAAGCCGGGGGTAACTGGTTGGGCTCAAATTAATTATGCGCAGAGCACAACCATTGCAGAGGCTAAAACCAAGTTAGAATATGACTTTTACTATCTCAAGAGCAGTAATCCCATCTTGGATATCATAATTATTCTGAAAACACTGAGGGTGGCTCTGGAAATGAAGACAAACTGATACACTGG is a genomic window containing:
- a CDS encoding sugar transferase translates to MLSSGKIKRIALLLGDIASFYAAFILGLFLRYGFSFRWDKMILNLRPFTVYLGLVLLFYLISHLYESEYTYRQWKLYRNIGESLATVFIIAALTIYLTDIPFTPRRNLIYITACFGIIDVLWRVLFGLTISKSRPAKLAIVGESPRIDEFYDYTQKNPQFGYTVISVYKQWEAETKESVLGQIENKRIDCIAVNHLDSQPNIHNELADSLKSKVRLVDWTSVYAEVFKRIPLDDIDKLWVARVAGANENTQPFNFKRLFDIILAALGLIVCLPFWLLAAILIKLTSKGPVFYLSERVGQWGKPFKIIKLRTMVFNAKDIGPSYTLANDPRITFIGRILRKTHLDETPQFINILKGELSFVGPRPEETKLAREYEKGIPYYTTRYLVKPGVTGWAQINYAQSTTIAEAKTKLEYDFYYLKSSNPILDIIIILKTLRVALEMKTN